The sequence CATAAAGAAATCCTTTTTTAGTATATTTAGATTTATCTTTTCTAGGATAAATCATAGTCCTAATATTTTTAATAGAAAAACCTAATATTTTTTCAAATTCTTTTTTTATCTTAATTTTATTATAATTTTTATTTGTGTTACTTATAGAAAAAGTATAAAAATTTTTTTTTTCTTCTTTGGAAGATTTTTCTGTAAAAAAAGGTTTAATAAAAATCATATTTTATAGAAATAAAAATTTTTTAATTTTTTTTATAGAATTTTCTGAAAAAATAATATATGGAAAATTTAATAAAGAAAAACAATCTAATTCGTCCACATTTAATAATTTAAAATTTATTAAATTTCTAGATGATAAATATAAATTTTTATTAGTTTTTCCAACTACCATCAATGATTTTTGATTATTTAAATTTAAATATTTTAATAAACTTAAAATAAATTTAGTTTTCGGTATATTTAATTCTATATTTTCTATAATTTTAATTTTATTTTGTATTAATTTTTGTTCAATAATAAATTTTCTAACTTTATTTTTAGTAGATTTATTTAATTTAGTTATATATTTTTTTGGTTTTGGTCCAAAAACTCTTCCACCTCCTCTAAAAATAGGATTTTTAATATTACCTTTTCTAGATCCACCTGTTCCTTTTTGTCTATGTAATTTTCTAGTACTACCTGATAATTCTCCCCTTTCTTTAGATTTATGTGTTCCTTGACGTTGTGCTAATAAATATCTTTTTATTTCTAAATATAAAGAATGTTCATAATATTTTTTTAAAAAAAAATCTTTTTTAAATTCAATTATTTTATCTGTTTTATTACCTTTAATATCCAAAATTTTTAATTCCATTTCTTTTTTTTAATCATTAAATATGAATTTTTATTTCCTGGAACTGAACCTTTTAAAATTATAAAATTATGATGAATATCTATTTTTAATATTTTTAAATTTTTAATAGTAACATTTTTATTTCCAGTTTTTCCAGCCATTTTTTTACCTTTAAAAACACGTGAAGGATCAGATCCTGCTCCTATTGATCCTGGAGCTCTTAAACGATTATGTTGACCATGACTACTTTCTCCTACTCCTGAAAAATTATATCGTTTTACAACTCCTTGAAAACCTTTTCCTTTAGAAATACCTTTTACATCAACTAAATCTCCTTCTTTAAAAAAATCTATTATATTAAT is a genomic window of Blattabacterium cuenoti containing:
- the rplD gene encoding 50S ribosomal protein L4, translating into MELKILDIKGNKTDKIIEFKKDFFLKKYYEHSLYLEIKRYLLAQRQGTHKSKERGELSGSTRKLHRQKGTGGSRKGNIKNPIFRGGGRVFGPKPKKYITKLNKSTKNKVRKFIIEQKLIQNKIKIIENIELNIPKTKFILSLLKYLNLNNQKSLMVVGKTNKNLYLSSRNLINFKLLNVDELDCFSLLNFPYIIFSENSIKKIKKFLFL
- the rplW gene encoding 50S ribosomal protein L23 produces the protein MIFIKPFFTEKSSKEEKKNFYTFSISNTNKNYNKIKIKKEFEKILGFSIKNIRTMIYPRKDKSKYTKKGFLYGRTNKIKKVIVQFNKNQKIDFFNKKEI
- the rplC gene encoding 50S ribosomal protein L3 is translated as MTGLIGKNIGMTSIYLDNGENIPCSIIKIGPCYIVQIKTIEKDGYSSIQIGIDEKKIQKTNKPLIGHFKKAKLTPKKKLLEFKGVYNLYLGKKINIIDFFKEGDLVDVKGISKGKGFQGVVKRYNFSGVGESSHGQHNRLRAPGSIGAGSDPSRVFKGKKMAGKTGNKNVTIKNLKILKIDIHHNFIILKGSVPGNKNSYLMIKKKKWN